A genomic region of Bacillota bacterium contains the following coding sequences:
- a CDS encoding inorganic phosphate transporter, with the protein MPNLEIVILIIAVALVFDFINGFHDAANSIATVVATRVLSPRLAVIWAAFFNFAAAFVFGLHVAKTVGKGIVLPSVVDNAIIASALIGAVVWGIITWWKGIPSSSSHALIGGLIGAALVKVGPSSLIYSGINKTVLFIVLSPMIGFILAVVITNVLFGALKNVDAGKANHVFRRAQLFSAAAYSLGHGGNDAQKTIGIITALLFAAGYIKGDFNVPLWVIAISYSAMAFGTLFGGFRIVKTMGSRLTKLKPVGGFIAETSGAVTLFFASFLGVPVSTTHTITGSIVGVGSTKRFKAVRWPLASRIVWAWILTIPASAAIAALSLFAIRLF; encoded by the coding sequence ATGCCTAACCTAGAAATAGTAATTCTGATAATCGCCGTCGCGTTAGTGTTCGATTTTATAAACGGCTTCCACGATGCAGCCAACTCTATTGCCACTGTGGTCGCCACAAGAGTACTTTCACCGAGACTTGCAGTCATTTGGGCCGCTTTCTTTAACTTTGCTGCGGCTTTTGTTTTTGGCCTTCACGTAGCAAAAACTGTCGGTAAAGGGATTGTTCTACCAAGCGTGGTTGATAATGCTATTATTGCCAGTGCGTTAATCGGTGCTGTTGTCTGGGGCATTATAACCTGGTGGAAGGGCATTCCATCTAGCTCATCTCATGCGCTCATAGGTGGGCTTATAGGGGCAGCTCTGGTTAAAGTAGGCCCGTCATCTTTGATCTATTCAGGAATAAACAAAACCGTGCTATTTATTGTTCTATCACCGATGATCGGTTTTATCTTAGCCGTTGTTATTACAAACGTATTATTCGGAGCTTTAAAAAATGTTGATGCAGGAAAAGCAAACCACGTTTTTAGAAGAGCTCAGCTGTTTTCTGCCGCTGCTTATAGTTTAGGCCACGGTGGAAATGATGCTCAAAAAACTATTGGCATAATAACAGCGCTATTGTTTGCAGCTGGCTATATTAAAGGGGATTTCAATGTTCCCCTTTGGGTTATTGCAATTTCCTATTCTGCTATGGCTTTTGGAACCCTTTTTGGCGGCTTTAGAATTGTAAAGACAATGGGCTCGAGACTCACCAAATTAAAGCCAGTGGGCGGATTTATAGCAGAGACATCAGGAGCCGTTACGCTTTTCTTTGCTTCATTCCTCGGGGTTCCGGTATCTACCACTCACACCATAACCGGCTCGATAGTAGGAGTTGGTTCAACAAAAAGATTTAAGGCCGTAAGATGGCCTTTAGCTTCGCGCATTGTCTGGGCATGGATATTAACTATCCCAGCATCTGCCGCAATCGCTGCCTTATCGTTGTTTGCAATCAGGCTATTTTAG
- a CDS encoding 4Fe-4S dicluster domain-containing protein: MGIDRREFLKIVGASAVFALGGMTIVDAIMNDNAEAAQYTPEPGALVAKQWAMVIDVRKFKTEEDYKRVINACNSIHNIPDFGESKDEVKWIWTDTFEHAFPEQQEPELMQESLKELPFLLLCNHCKNPPCVRVCPTKATFKRSDGIVMQDMHRCIGCRFCMAACPYGSRSFNWKDPRPHIKNENPDYPTRTKGVVEKCTFCVERLAKGLMPACVEASNGAILFGDITDPNSEVRKALSSNYAIRRKPELGTGPNIYYIIGGGSDNA; this comes from the coding sequence ATGGGCATCGATAGAAGAGAATTCCTAAAAATAGTAGGCGCCTCTGCTGTCTTTGCATTAGGCGGTATGACGATAGTAGATGCTATCATGAATGATAACGCTGAGGCAGCGCAGTATACGCCAGAGCCAGGAGCCCTTGTGGCGAAGCAGTGGGCCATGGTTATCGATGTGCGCAAGTTTAAGACAGAGGAAGATTACAAAAGGGTCATAAACGCTTGCAACAGTATCCACAATATTCCCGATTTTGGTGAGTCAAAAGATGAAGTGAAGTGGATATGGACTGACACATTTGAGCATGCATTCCCTGAGCAACAGGAGCCGGAGTTAATGCAAGAGTCTCTCAAGGAATTGCCATTTCTCTTGCTATGCAACCACTGCAAAAACCCTCCCTGTGTAAGGGTATGTCCGACAAAAGCCACGTTTAAGAGGTCGGATGGAATTGTTATGCAAGATATGCACCGCTGCATTGGATGTAGATTTTGTATGGCAGCATGTCCATACGGCTCAAGGAGCTTTAATTGGAAAGACCCAAGACCTCACATCAAAAATGAGAATCCCGACTATCCAACAAGGACAAAAGGCGTTGTTGAGAAATGCACGTTCTGTGTGGAGAGGCTCGCAAAGGGCCTAATGCCTGCCTGTGTGGAGGCGTCCAACGGCGCCATTTTATTCGGCGATATAACAGATCCTAACTCAGAGGTCAGAAAAGCCCTTAGCTCAAATTACGCTATCAGAAGAAAACCAGAGCTTGGGACAGGTCCAAATATCTATTATATTATAGGAGGAGGGTCTGATAATGCTTGA
- a CDS encoding DUF475 domain-containing protein: MDLLSIILIVLGLAVYETIISVDNAVINAEVLSTMGPKARRWFLVWGLLIAVFLLRGLLPWLIIWGTTPSLGPVGAFISTLSADPKVAEAVESSAPILLISGGTFLVFLFFHWLFLETKNYGLSIEKFFASNGVWFFTVVSVVLATIVWFAIKEAPLMAFGAVLGSTAYFIIHGFREFAEKAEKDLMSEKKYSDLSKVLYLELIDASFSIDGVLGAFAFTLSVPLIVLGNGLGALAVRQLTISNIDRIKRYPYLKNGAMYSILYLGLIMIADSFGLHIPSWITPVITFIIVGYFFWRSIRKAL; the protein is encoded by the coding sequence ATGGACCTACTCTCTATCATACTTATAGTTCTAGGCCTTGCAGTCTATGAAACAATTATTAGCGTAGATAACGCAGTCATCAACGCCGAAGTACTCTCAACAATGGGTCCCAAAGCGCGTAGATGGTTTTTAGTATGGGGTCTTCTTATCGCCGTTTTTTTGCTGAGAGGTTTATTGCCCTGGCTTATCATTTGGGGAACTACCCCTTCACTTGGTCCTGTAGGGGCATTTATCTCTACCCTAAGCGCAGACCCTAAAGTAGCTGAAGCTGTTGAATCCTCAGCACCAATCCTATTGATCAGCGGCGGAACTTTTCTGGTCTTTTTATTTTTTCACTGGCTGTTTCTGGAGACAAAAAACTATGGCCTTAGTATCGAGAAGTTTTTCGCCTCCAATGGCGTTTGGTTCTTTACTGTAGTTTCGGTTGTTCTTGCCACCATTGTCTGGTTTGCTATAAAGGAGGCTCCACTTATGGCTTTCGGCGCCGTACTTGGCTCAACCGCTTATTTTATCATTCACGGATTTAGGGAATTTGCTGAAAAAGCGGAGAAGGATTTGATGAGTGAGAAAAAATATTCCGATCTAAGCAAGGTTCTTTACCTGGAGCTTATCGATGCCAGCTTCTCGATAGATGGTGTGCTTGGCGCATTCGCTTTTACTTTATCAGTCCCTCTTATTGTTTTGGGCAACGGCCTTGGAGCGCTAGCAGTTCGACAATTAACCATCAGCAATATCGATAGGATCAAAAGATACCCTTACCTTAAAAATGGAGCCATGTACTCTATCTTGTATCTGGGTCTGATCATGATTGCAGATAGCTTCGGGCTTCACATCCCGAGCTGGATAACACCGGTTATCACGTTTATCATCGTCGGTTACTTTTTCTGGCGATCAATAAGGAAGGCTTTATAA
- a CDS encoding DUF47 family protein has product MKLNIIPRNDIYFELFNKATENLTEAARLLRDMLKNPEKAPANAKAINELEHRGDDIVAEITQKLAKTFVTPFDPEDIHELKSIIDSILDSIDSIAERITLYNVKEIPKPAIELAQELVNSVKILTKLASCLKKMQLCDHNLVKELKSCESVADKTYRRAIADLFSNGFEVIEVIKWKDLYEDLEDAVDFCHEAAITIEGIILKYA; this is encoded by the coding sequence ATGAAACTCAATATAATTCCAAGAAATGACATTTACTTTGAACTTTTCAATAAAGCGACGGAGAATCTAACCGAGGCTGCTCGGCTATTGCGTGACATGCTAAAGAATCCTGAAAAGGCGCCAGCTAACGCTAAGGCAATTAACGAGCTTGAGCACAGGGGTGATGATATTGTCGCTGAAATTACCCAAAAACTCGCAAAGACGTTTGTTACTCCATTTGACCCTGAAGATATACATGAACTAAAGAGCATTATCGACTCGATACTTGACTCGATAGATTCGATTGCGGAACGAATAACGCTTTATAACGTAAAAGAAATTCCTAAGCCTGCAATAGAGCTAGCGCAGGAGCTCGTAAATTCTGTAAAGATCTTAACGAAACTTGCAAGTTGCCTTAAGAAGATGCAGCTATGTGACCATAATTTAGTAAAAGAATTAAAGAGCTGTGAATCGGTTGCAGATAAGACGTATAGAAGAGCTATCGCAGACCTTTTCTCGAATGGGTTTGAAGTCATAGAGGTCATCAAATGGAAGGACCTCTATGAAGACTTAGAAGATGCGGTTGATTTTTGTCACGAAGCTGCAATAACCATCGAGGGAATCATCTTAAAATATGCCTAA
- the nrfD gene encoding polysulfide reductase NrfD — translation MLEKALEGSRKYWAWVIFLLILIGIGFVFYLRQFGYGLGITGMSRDVSWGLYIGQFTFLVGVAASAVMLVIPLYLHNFKKFSKIVILGEFLAVAAVTMCMTFIFVDMGQPTRVMNVILHPTPNSIMFFDFLVLTGYLLLNIVIGWTSMGAERKGFPPPAWVKPLVYISIPWAISIHTVTAFLYAGLPGREYWLTAIMAARFLASAFAAGPALLIILAMVVRKLTKFDPGTEVIQSISKIVAYAMVANVFFLLLEVFTAFYSNIPGEKNPFFYLYAGIQGHGKLVPLMWASAILAVVSLVLLIYPGTRRMEKTLAVACVAVFASLWIDKGFGLTVGGFVPNPFGRITEYWPTLPESLIILGVWAIGALVLTILYKVAIAVREDTIGLEIEH, via the coding sequence ATGCTTGAGAAGGCGCTAGAGGGTAGTAGGAAGTATTGGGCCTGGGTAATATTTTTGCTCATTCTTATCGGAATAGGCTTTGTTTTCTATCTCAGGCAGTTTGGTTATGGTTTAGGGATAACAGGCATGAGTAGAGATGTATCCTGGGGCCTCTACATCGGCCAGTTCACCTTCCTAGTGGGTGTGGCGGCCTCTGCTGTTATGCTTGTCATACCGCTTTACCTGCATAACTTTAAGAAGTTTAGCAAGATTGTTATTCTTGGGGAGTTTTTGGCTGTAGCTGCCGTTACCATGTGCATGACGTTTATCTTTGTGGATATGGGTCAACCTACAAGGGTAATGAACGTTATACTGCACCCAACCCCAAATTCTATCATGTTCTTTGATTTCCTGGTTTTGACCGGCTATCTACTGCTCAATATTGTAATTGGCTGGACCAGCATGGGTGCCGAGCGCAAGGGATTTCCTCCACCGGCTTGGGTTAAGCCACTTGTGTATATATCGATACCGTGGGCGATAAGCATTCACACTGTAACGGCCTTCCTCTATGCAGGTTTGCCTGGAAGGGAGTACTGGCTTACTGCTATCATGGCGGCACGTTTTCTTGCTTCTGCGTTTGCTGCAGGTCCTGCTTTGCTGATAATCCTGGCCATGGTAGTAAGGAAACTCACCAAATTTGATCCCGGAACAGAGGTTATTCAGTCAATCAGTAAAATTGTGGCCTATGCAATGGTTGCCAATGTATTCTTTTTACTGCTTGAAGTGTTTACCGCCTTTTATAGCAACATCCCAGGCGAGAAGAATCCTTTCTTTTACCTTTACGCTGGGATACAGGGGCATGGGAAGCTTGTTCCTTTAATGTGGGCTAGTGCCATACTCGCAGTGGTTTCTCTTGTGCTTCTAATCTATCCCGGTACGCGAAGGATGGAAAAAACCTTAGCAGTAGCTTGCGTAGCAGTATTTGCTTCTCTTTGGATTGATAAGGGATTTGGATTGACCGTTGGCGGATTTGTGCCCAATCCTTTTGGTAGAATAACCGAATACTGGCCCACGTTACCTGAGTCGTTAATAATACTTGGAGTTTGGGCAATAGGTGCGCTAGTGCTTACCATTCTTTACAAGGTAGCTATCGCAGTAAGGGAGGATACCATAGGCTTAGAGATAGAGCATTAA
- a CDS encoding response regulator transcription factor: MGKIRILLAEDHVLVRQSLRDYLEKEEDFEVIGEAGDGEQLVALAKNLKPDIIIMDVAMPKLNGIKATKKIKAMNIQVPILILTAYDIDQYIFSLIEAGAAGYLLKDIDGEDLKDSIRRVSSGDSVLHPTVAKKLMERFRSTGKRQDQSSFELLTDRELETLELAAQGKSNKEIAETLNVTVHTVESHLGHIFSKLGVGSRTEAVVIALKKGWIGLE; this comes from the coding sequence ATGGGAAAAATCAGAATATTGCTTGCCGAGGACCACGTACTGGTAAGGCAAAGTCTTAGGGACTATCTAGAAAAAGAAGAGGATTTTGAGGTAATAGGTGAGGCTGGCGACGGAGAGCAGCTTGTAGCTTTAGCCAAGAATTTAAAACCAGACATCATCATAATGGATGTTGCAATGCCTAAACTTAATGGAATCAAAGCTACAAAAAAGATAAAGGCAATGAACATCCAGGTGCCGATACTCATTTTGACCGCATATGATATTGACCAATATATATTCTCGCTTATAGAGGCCGGTGCGGCCGGGTACTTGCTAAAGGATATCGACGGCGAAGACTTAAAGGATAGCATTCGCCGCGTGAGTAGCGGGGACTCAGTACTTCACCCAACCGTAGCAAAAAAATTGATGGAACGGTTTAGATCTACAGGTAAGAGGCAGGATCAAAGCTCTTTTGAACTACTGACAGACCGAGAGCTGGAGACGCTTGAGCTGGCGGCACAGGGAAAGAGTAACAAAGAAATTGCCGAGACACTTAATGTAACTGTTCACACGGTCGAATCGCATTTAGGACATATATTCAGCAAGTTGGGAGTCGGATCAAGAACTGAAGCCGTTGTTATTGCCCTAAAAAAGGGATGGATAGGCCTGGAATAA
- a CDS encoding RsbRD N-terminal domain-containing protein, which translates to MEAKLKDILREKKPAILKSWFDVIMETYPAEAAGFLKGTKNRFTGAVGYTIHEGIDGIIEALIRGVPFEEITPLLDNIIKLRAVQNFSPSQAVAFIFHLKKIIKEELRNVSDTHGVIDNETLSSLESKIDTLALMSFDIYMQSREKINELKVDEAKNMVFRLLQRQRQLYGAQEQGSNIKR; encoded by the coding sequence ATGGAAGCAAAGCTTAAGGACATCTTAAGGGAGAAGAAGCCCGCTATCCTGAAGAGCTGGTTTGATGTGATAATGGAGACGTATCCAGCCGAAGCTGCAGGCTTCTTAAAAGGAACTAAGAACAGGTTTACAGGTGCGGTGGGATATACTATCCATGAGGGCATAGACGGTATCATTGAGGCACTTATAAGAGGGGTGCCATTTGAAGAAATCACTCCTCTCCTCGATAATATCATCAAACTCAGAGCTGTGCAGAATTTTTCTCCTTCACAAGCTGTGGCCTTTATCTTCCATCTAAAAAAGATAATCAAAGAAGAGCTTCGGAATGTTAGCGACACACATGGCGTTATAGACAATGAAACGTTATCTTCACTCGAGTCAAAAATAGATACCCTTGCGCTTATGTCCTTTGATATTTACATGCAATCGCGTGAGAAGATCAATGAGCTAAAAGTAGATGAGGCGAAAAATATGGTCTTCAGGCTGCTACAGAGACAGAGACAATTGTACGGGGCACAAGAGCAAGGTTCAAATATAAAAAGATAA
- the dsrM gene encoding sulfate reduction electron transfer complex DsrMKJOP subunit DsrM — MGALSSFVVVVLLILLAYIGVEAAGLQSFFGIAIPYAAVLTFIVGFIYRVITWGKSPVPFAITTTGGQQKSLPWIKQAKLDNPSSTAGVIGRMVLEILLFRSLFRNTQSELRDGKLGYGSAKWLWLAAIAFHWSFWIVLLRHIRFFATPAPAYLGLLESLDGFLQIGTPRLFLTGVILLVAVTYLLLRRFYIPKVRYISLASDYFPLFLIMAIASTGILMRYFFRVDITGVKELTMGLVTFNPVIPDGVSAIFYIHIFLVSSLFAYFPFSKLVHMGGVFLSPTRNLANNSRAVRHINPWNYPVKVHTYEEYEEEFREKMENAGIPVERPSAALIED, encoded by the coding sequence ATGGGAGCTTTATCTTCCTTTGTTGTAGTGGTACTGCTTATCTTGCTTGCTTACATAGGAGTTGAAGCTGCCGGTTTGCAGTCTTTCTTTGGAATAGCGATACCTTATGCGGCAGTACTAACTTTCATTGTGGGGTTTATTTATCGCGTAATAACGTGGGGAAAGTCGCCCGTCCCTTTCGCTATCACTACAACTGGCGGTCAGCAAAAATCCCTCCCATGGATAAAGCAAGCTAAACTCGATAATCCCTCCAGTACAGCAGGTGTGATCGGTAGAATGGTACTCGAGATACTTCTCTTCCGTTCACTTTTCAGAAACACCCAGAGCGAATTGAGGGATGGGAAGCTTGGCTATGGTTCGGCTAAATGGCTATGGTTGGCAGCGATAGCGTTTCATTGGTCGTTCTGGATTGTCCTGCTTCGACACATCAGATTCTTTGCAACTCCCGCCCCAGCATACTTAGGTTTATTGGAAAGCCTTGATGGTTTTTTACAGATCGGTACTCCAAGGCTATTTCTAACGGGCGTAATATTGCTGGTGGCTGTAACTTACCTGCTGCTTAGAAGATTTTATATACCAAAGGTACGCTATATTTCTCTCGCGTCCGATTATTTCCCACTCTTTTTAATTATGGCGATTGCTTCTACAGGCATCCTTATGAGGTATTTCTTCAGGGTAGATATTACGGGCGTGAAAGAGCTAACGATGGGTTTGGTGACTTTTAACCCTGTTATCCCGGATGGAGTTAGCGCTATATTCTATATCCATATATTCCTTGTCAGTTCTCTGTTTGCTTACTTCCCTTTTAGTAAGCTGGTGCATATGGGTGGTGTGTTTCTCAGCCCAACAAGAAATCTGGCGAACAACAGCCGTGCGGTAAGGCACATTAACCCATGGAATTATCCTGTCAAAGTCCACACATACGAAGAGTATGAGGAGGAATTCAGAGAGAAAATGGAAAACGCTGGGATACCGGTCGAACGTCCCTCGGCAGCATTGATAGAAGACTAG
- the cbiQ gene encoding cobalt ECF transporter T component CbiQ: MNYKIELFSDYFTHRENIFTLIDARLKLVFVLFILSLVLFSNRISLMFAVTFLCLISLLLVQIPFKMLVVRLASPLSMALVILILQGIFFGKSALYSFDFSGFSFHIYHEGINRGLLIAGRIIAGTSLMLFLSMTTSLNKLLAALKFFRIPNGWIEIATFSYRFIFIFIEEAQSVMDAQRLRLGYKGIRNRLHSWGALVGALFVKVYDQANTTYNSMVLRGYNGVLYIQKPERITNHDFVAGSAMLVLCLLLLLLAFYGG; encoded by the coding sequence GTGAATTACAAAATCGAGCTATTCTCTGATTACTTTACCCATAGAGAAAATATCTTTACTCTAATCGATGCCCGTTTAAAGCTTGTTTTTGTGCTATTTATCTTATCTCTTGTACTTTTTAGCAATAGGATTAGTCTGATGTTTGCGGTGACCTTCTTGTGTCTGATTTCGCTTCTCCTGGTGCAGATTCCTTTTAAGATGCTAGTGGTAAGATTAGCGAGCCCACTTTCGATGGCTCTAGTTATCCTTATACTCCAGGGTATATTTTTTGGCAAGAGCGCACTTTACTCATTCGACTTTTCTGGATTTAGCTTTCATATTTACCATGAGGGCATTAATAGAGGACTACTGATTGCTGGTCGGATTATTGCCGGTACGTCACTAATGCTTTTTCTAAGTATGACAACAAGCTTAAATAAGTTGCTGGCTGCATTAAAGTTCTTTCGCATACCGAACGGTTGGATTGAAATAGCAACGTTTTCTTATAGATTCATTTTTATTTTTATAGAAGAGGCCCAAAGCGTAATGGATGCACAGAGACTACGGCTTGGCTATAAAGGAATCAGAAACAGGTTGCACTCCTGGGGGGCTTTGGTAGGAGCCTTATTTGTAAAGGTTTACGATCAGGCAAATACAACCTATAACTCAATGGTTCTTCGCGGGTATAATGGTGTACTTTACATTCAAAAACCAGAACGTATAACCAACCATGACTTTGTTGCCGGATCAGCAATGTTGGTATTATGTTTACTCTTGCTATTACTGGCATTTTATGGAGGTTAA
- a CDS encoding ATP-binding cassette domain-containing protein: MSYLEIKNLTYKYEDGTVALDNVSMSVEKGEFIGLLASNGGGKTTLLKTIVGLLKPGKGAITIDKVPLARMSRAEISTKVGLVFQNPSDQLFAPTLEEDVAFGPRNLGLSNHEVKQRVQEAIEMVGLEGCAKKVVHHLSFGQQKKACIAGVLAMKPDIILLDEPTAGLDPSSESNLLSVLGRLNKEIGVTVIIATHMVDLMPLFVDRIYVLREGRMAIEGTPEAVFSSTQMMQEVDLRLPYITHLIEELRQKDQLPFDSLPLTIKDARSKLVSMIMKNNINIYGN, from the coding sequence TTGTCATATCTGGAGATTAAGAACTTAACGTATAAGTACGAAGATGGAACTGTGGCTCTCGATAACGTCTCCATGTCAGTGGAAAAAGGTGAATTTATCGGCCTTTTAGCGTCAAACGGGGGCGGTAAAACGACATTGCTTAAAACTATTGTAGGCCTTCTCAAGCCAGGAAAAGGAGCAATTACAATCGACAAAGTCCCTTTGGCTAGGATGAGTCGTGCCGAAATATCAACTAAGGTCGGGCTGGTTTTTCAAAACCCAAGCGACCAGCTTTTTGCTCCTACCTTAGAAGAAGACGTAGCATTTGGACCGAGAAACTTGGGATTATCTAACCATGAGGTCAAACAGAGAGTTCAGGAGGCTATAGAGATGGTGGGTCTTGAGGGCTGTGCCAAAAAAGTGGTGCACCACCTCAGTTTCGGCCAGCAGAAAAAAGCATGTATTGCTGGAGTGCTGGCAATGAAGCCGGACATAATTCTTCTTGATGAGCCAACAGCTGGGCTAGACCCAAGTAGCGAATCTAACCTTCTTAGTGTTCTTGGAAGATTAAACAAGGAGATCGGTGTGACAGTAATTATAGCAACTCATATGGTTGATCTCATGCCATTGTTTGTCGATCGAATTTATGTGCTAAGAGAGGGCAGAATGGCCATCGAAGGGACACCCGAGGCGGTATTTTCGAGCACTCAAATGATGCAGGAGGTAGACTTAAGGCTCCCTTATATAACCCATCTGATTGAGGAGTTAAGACAAAAGGATCAGTTACCGTTTGATTCGCTTCCTCTTACAATTAAGGATGCACGAAGCAAACTTGTATCCATGATAATGAAAAACAACATTAACATCTATGGTAATTAA
- the dsrJ gene encoding sulfate reduction electron transfer complex DsrMKJOP subunit DsrJ: MYNGGKILLGLFIFLAVVTFPFYNNVGKANVAPKPSIDTPAIQKLADKKCIESTAFMKAEHMQLLNQWRDSAVRDNSRVYVASDGKKYIISLQNTCMKCHSNKKEFCDSCHNYAGVNPYCWDCHLAPKEGK; the protein is encoded by the coding sequence ATGTATAATGGCGGTAAAATCCTTTTAGGTCTCTTTATATTCCTAGCCGTTGTAACATTCCCGTTTTATAATAACGTTGGAAAGGCCAATGTAGCACCCAAGCCAAGTATTGATACACCTGCAATACAGAAACTTGCGGATAAAAAGTGCATTGAATCTACTGCATTTATGAAAGCTGAGCACATGCAGTTGCTGAACCAGTGGCGGGATTCAGCGGTTCGCGATAACAGTAGGGTTTATGTGGCCAGCGACGGTAAGAAATACATCATAAGTCTACAGAATACATGCATGAAGTGTCACTCAAACAAGAAGGAATTTTGTGATAGTTGTCATAACTATGCGGGTGTTAATCCCTACTGCTGGGATTGCCATTTGGCGCCAAAGGAGGGTAAGTAA
- a CDS encoding (Fe-S)-binding protein, with translation MAKVPKPEELSTIDYKLPKTGWMDTPVEFREGMYCNGARPDYLEIVDFPNPRRWSPAEEDWKLPENWKEIILNGMKERLEKYRSFRLFMDICVRCGACADKCHFFLGTGDPKNMPVLRAELMRSVYRRYFTTSGRMLGRLAGGRELTLDVLKEWWYYFYQCSECRRCSVFCPYGIDQAEITMIGRELLNLIGLNTDWIAGPVSNCYMKGNHLGLEPHTIKGNFEFMIDDIEEITGIRVEPTFNRKGAEVLFVAPSGDMFGDPGTYTCMGYMMLLHEIGLDYTWSTYASEGGNFGFFTSMEMAKRLNAKIYAEAKRLGVKWILGGECGHMWRVINQYMDTWNGPADFLEVPVSPITGTKFEHAKSTKMIHIAEFTADLIRHGKLKLDPSRNDHLKVTFHDSCNTARGMGILDEPRYILKNVCNNFYEMPEDTIREKTFCCGSGSGLNAAENMELRLRGGFPRANAVKYVHERYGVNMLANICAIDRAALPTLMKYWVPGVDVAGVHELVANALVMKGEKKRTQDLRLEDLPEREGAEDV, from the coding sequence ATGGCAAAAGTTCCAAAACCAGAGGAGCTATCAACGATAGATTATAAACTTCCCAAAACGGGCTGGATGGACACCCCTGTAGAATTCCGGGAGGGGATGTATTGTAACGGGGCAAGGCCTGACTATCTTGAAATAGTTGATTTTCCAAACCCCAGGAGATGGTCTCCTGCGGAAGAGGATTGGAAACTGCCCGAAAACTGGAAAGAGATAATCTTAAATGGCATGAAGGAAAGACTTGAAAAGTATCGTTCCTTCCGTCTATTTATGGATATCTGTGTAAGATGCGGTGCATGTGCTGACAAGTGTCACTTCTTCCTTGGTACGGGTGACCCTAAAAATATGCCCGTTCTCAGGGCAGAACTTATGAGGTCGGTTTATAGAAGGTACTTCACGACTTCAGGGAGGATGTTGGGAAGACTTGCAGGCGGTAGGGAGCTTACGCTAGACGTGCTTAAGGAGTGGTGGTATTACTTTTACCAGTGCTCAGAGTGCCGTCGCTGCTCAGTCTTTTGCCCATACGGCATTGATCAGGCCGAAATCACAATGATTGGCAGGGAGTTGTTGAATCTTATCGGTCTAAACACAGATTGGATTGCAGGTCCTGTATCAAATTGCTATATGAAGGGCAACCACCTTGGGCTTGAGCCCCACACGATCAAAGGCAACTTTGAGTTCATGATAGACGATATAGAGGAGATAACGGGCATCAGGGTCGAGCCGACCTTCAACAGAAAAGGTGCTGAAGTCCTCTTTGTCGCACCATCGGGCGATATGTTTGGCGATCCCGGTACGTACACATGTATGGGCTATATGATGCTCTTACACGAAATCGGTCTTGATTACACATGGAGCACATACGCATCCGAGGGTGGCAACTTTGGTTTCTTCACCTCGATGGAGATGGCCAAGAGGCTTAATGCTAAGATATACGCTGAGGCCAAAAGATTGGGTGTAAAGTGGATACTGGGCGGTGAGTGTGGCCATATGTGGAGGGTTATAAACCAGTATATGGACACATGGAATGGGCCTGCTGATTTTCTTGAGGTACCTGTTTCACCTATAACAGGCACAAAATTTGAGCATGCCAAATCGACAAAAATGATTCACATCGCCGAATTTACAGCCGACTTAATTAGGCATGGTAAGCTAAAACTTGACCCAAGCCGCAATGATCATCTCAAGGTGACGTTCCATGACTCGTGCAACACCGCAAGGGGCATGGGAATACTTGATGAGCCAAGATATATCCTTAAAAACGTCTGCAATAATTTTTACGAAATGCCTGAAGATACTATAAGGGAGAAGACATTTTGCTGCGGCAGCGGTTCTGGTTTGAATGCAGCAGAAAATATGGAATTGAGATTGAGAGGCGGCTTCCCAAGAGCAAATGCGGTTAAATACGTCCACGAGAGATACGGCGTGAATATGCTGGCAAATATATGTGCTATCGATAGAGCGGCCCTTCCAACTCTTATGAAATATTGGGTTCCTGGCGTGGATGTAGCAGGCGTTCATGAACTTGTGGCAAATGCTTTAGTTATGAAGGGCGAGAAGAAGAGGACACAAGACTTGCGGCTTGAGGATCTGCCTGAAAGGGAGGGTGCTGAAGATGTATAA